A window of Phyllobacterium sp. T1293 contains these coding sequences:
- a CDS encoding 5-guanidino-2-oxopentanoate decarboxylase produces MTTVGESLVHLLESYDVDTVFGIPGVHTIELYRGLAASKIRHITPRHEQGAGFMADGYARATGKPGVAFVITGPGITNTITAMGQARADSIPMLVISGVNQRESLGKGMGFLHELPNQRAMLQTVAMFSHRVETADELPIVLARAFALFASRRPGPVHIEIPLDVMALPLDGASRQLSDAPIPQASAETLAELTRQCLGAERPVILIGGGAKGAAAELKELAEKLDAPVVATTNARGILHNHPLLIPASASLTAVRKLLAESDLVIAIGTEMGPTDYDMYGDGGFPELKRLVRIDIDAGQLDRRPAFMPIEASAQETVRSLAATLPARRNTKSGEDRALATRDAAWAEIGPRTQSHVRFLNVLRDTLPDSLIVGDSTQAIYSGNLYYDHDRIGGWFNAATGFGALGFGPPAAIGAALGKPETSTICIVGDGGFQFVLGELGAAVDEKAPVIFVVWNNQGYQEIERAMRDVHINPVGVRPSAPNYLKIAEAYGVASIKLQKLEELPAALLTAKASKNPYLIEIDETLIG; encoded by the coding sequence ATGACAACGGTTGGTGAATCCCTCGTCCATTTGCTCGAATCCTATGATGTCGACACGGTTTTCGGCATCCCCGGCGTTCATACAATAGAACTCTATCGCGGCCTTGCCGCCTCAAAAATACGCCATATCACGCCGCGCCATGAGCAAGGCGCTGGCTTCATGGCCGACGGCTACGCACGCGCAACCGGCAAGCCCGGCGTCGCCTTTGTCATTACCGGCCCCGGCATCACCAACACCATCACGGCCATGGGACAGGCCCGTGCCGATTCCATTCCGATGCTGGTGATCTCCGGCGTCAATCAGCGCGAATCCCTTGGCAAGGGCATGGGCTTCCTGCATGAACTGCCCAATCAGCGTGCCATGCTGCAGACGGTTGCAATGTTCTCGCATCGCGTTGAAACAGCGGATGAATTGCCGATTGTGCTTGCCCGCGCCTTCGCGCTGTTCGCCTCGCGGCGCCCCGGCCCTGTCCATATCGAGATTCCGCTGGATGTGATGGCGCTGCCACTGGATGGTGCGAGCCGCCAGCTATCGGATGCACCTATTCCGCAGGCATCCGCAGAAACCTTGGCTGAACTGACCCGTCAGTGCCTTGGCGCTGAACGTCCGGTTATCCTGATTGGTGGCGGCGCAAAGGGTGCCGCGGCAGAACTAAAGGAATTGGCGGAAAAGCTGGATGCGCCTGTGGTGGCAACCACCAATGCACGCGGTATCCTGCACAATCACCCGCTGCTCATCCCGGCCAGCGCCAGCCTTACCGCCGTGCGCAAGCTTCTCGCTGAAAGCGATCTGGTGATCGCCATCGGCACCGAAATGGGACCGACCGACTACGACATGTATGGCGATGGCGGTTTCCCGGAACTCAAACGCCTTGTACGCATCGATATCGACGCCGGACAACTGGATCGCCGCCCGGCGTTCATGCCCATTGAAGCATCGGCGCAGGAAACCGTCAGATCACTGGCAGCCACATTGCCCGCACGGCGCAACACCAAATCAGGTGAAGACCGCGCGCTGGCGACACGCGATGCGGCATGGGCGGAAATTGGCCCGAGAACGCAGAGCCATGTGCGCTTTCTCAACGTCCTGCGCGACACACTGCCGGATTCCCTCATCGTCGGAGATTCCACACAGGCGATCTATTCTGGCAATCTCTATTACGACCACGATCGCATCGGTGGCTGGTTCAATGCAGCGACGGGCTTTGGTGCCCTCGGTTTCGGCCCGCCTGCTGCCATTGGCGCAGCGCTCGGCAAGCCTGAGACATCAACGATCTGTATAGTCGGCGATGGCGGTTTTCAGTTTGTGCTGGGAGAACTTGGCGCGGCAGTCGATGAAAAAGCGCCTGTCATCTTCGTCGTCTGGAACAATCAGGGCTATCAGGAAATCGAGCGCGCTATGCGTGACGTACACATCAACCCGGTTGGCGTGCGTCCATCGGCACCCAATTACCT
- a CDS encoding pyridoxal phosphate-dependent aminotransferase — MRYASVTDRLAGLGSDKWAVHIRAREMQRAGQEIIELTIGEPDIPTPTDMVDVAERAMRAGRTGYSNGRGEPAVLAALSAKYTARTGRDIGPEHIMCFPGTQTALSLVMLGLAEEGDEIITGDPLYATYDGVVRATGATRVSVPLRPENGFRMQAADLEKVITPKSRVLLLNTPHNPTGAVLSEKEVAEIGEVCRKHDLWIVSDEVYELLIFDGKFASPLDRPELADRTIAVASISKSHAAPGFRSGWCVGPAEFTQKLLPLSESLLFGVQPFIADMTAYALGQPSAAAATMRESYSRRAQLISKRLDGIAGIGADMPQAGMFILADIRATGLSGNDFAMRLLEEEHVAVMPGESFGDNLAGYLRLSLSVADDKIDAACAGIVRLASRLQQRKSA; from the coding sequence ATGCGCTATGCGTCTGTGACCGACCGTCTGGCCGGACTGGGATCGGATAAATGGGCCGTGCATATCCGTGCGCGCGAAATGCAACGCGCTGGCCAGGAGATCATCGAGCTGACCATCGGCGAACCTGACATTCCAACCCCGACCGACATGGTGGATGTGGCCGAGCGCGCCATGCGTGCCGGTCGTACCGGCTATTCCAACGGTCGCGGCGAACCCGCTGTTCTCGCTGCACTTTCGGCCAAATATACTGCACGCACCGGCAGGGATATCGGCCCTGAACATATTATGTGTTTTCCCGGAACCCAGACGGCGCTGTCGCTTGTCATGCTCGGCCTTGCCGAAGAAGGTGACGAGATCATCACCGGCGATCCGCTCTATGCCACCTATGACGGCGTTGTCCGCGCAACCGGCGCAACACGGGTTTCCGTTCCCCTGCGTCCCGAAAACGGCTTTCGCATGCAGGCTGCCGATCTCGAAAAGGTCATCACACCGAAATCCCGCGTTCTCCTGCTCAACACGCCGCACAATCCAACCGGCGCCGTGCTGAGCGAAAAGGAAGTGGCTGAAATCGGTGAAGTCTGCCGCAAGCATGATTTGTGGATCGTCTCCGATGAAGTCTACGAACTGCTGATTTTTGACGGCAAGTTCGCCTCGCCGCTTGACCGCCCGGAGCTGGCTGACCGGACCATTGCCGTCGCCTCCATTTCCAAATCCCATGCCGCGCCGGGTTTCCGCAGCGGCTGGTGCGTTGGCCCGGCAGAGTTCACCCAGAAACTTCTGCCTCTATCGGAATCCCTGTTGTTTGGCGTTCAGCCCTTTATCGCCGATATGACCGCCTATGCGCTTGGCCAGCCTTCGGCAGCAGCGGCAACCATGCGCGAAAGCTATTCCCGGCGCGCGCAATTGATCTCCAAGCGGCTTGACGGGATCGCTGGCATTGGTGCCGACATGCCACAGGCAGGCATGTTCATCCTCGCCGATATTCGCGCAACGGGTCTGAGCGGCAATGATTTCGCCATGCGGCTTCTCGAAGAAGAACATGTAGCGGTCATGCCGGGCGAGTCCTTTGGCGACAATCTCGCCGGTTATCTGCGCCTTAGCCTCAGTGTCGCCGACGACAAGATCGACGCAGCCTGCGCCGGTATTGTCCGTCTTGCCTCCCGCCTCCAGCAACGGAAATCCGCATGA